One Deltaproteobacteria bacterium genomic window carries:
- a CDS encoding disulfide oxidoreductase: MGKDGPIRAETLVGDIVREHPALREKIRELFGPECLSCKSSRHESVTYTSWHKGLDPKKVVNELNALLKK; this comes from the coding sequence ATGGGCAAGGACGGACCGATCCGGGCGGAGACCCTGGTGGGCGACATCGTGCGGGAGCATCCCGCGCTGCGGGAGAAGATACGGGAGCTGTTCGGGCCCGAGTGCCTGTCGTGCAAGTCGAGCCGGCACGAGTCGGTGACCTACACATCGTGGCACAAGGGGCTCGATCCGAAGAAGGTCGTAAACGAGCTGAACGCCCTCCTGAAGAAGTAG